The Nymphalis io chromosome 3, ilAglIoxx1.1, whole genome shotgun sequence genome contains the following window.
attagtttgtaaaaatactcattattattatatatatacaatcattTTGACTTGAGATTATTTTTATCCAAATGCGAGACTATTATTTCGATATACgagtataattttttaaatgaggtgctgtattttattttgatttttattttaaaactattcaaTTCCACCGGCATTATGCAATGCGATGTTTGcaggttaataataaaaagtgcacTCTACCTACGCGATATTCTCTTAAtgcattcatattttatacaatgcAGTTGGCGTTTTCATTCTATTCATGTAATAAGCTTATCTTTAGGCTTAACGTTGATATGATCAGACGTAGGCAGTCAATGATACAAAAGATTATAACAATCGGTGTCACCAGTGGGCTGTTAAGTACCCATATAGGTAAACAGAATTGTTCCACATGTATCATTTATTGGATTAAGTTTTCTGCATCGGACACGTGATTGATGATGTCATCtcatatgtgttttatttatacattacacgTTCCAAAAATAATTCACACTGTACTACAAAGCCCATACCAATGATTGGCTTTAAGAAATCATTGTTACGATTTTTGAAGGCATTATTTTTCTCTTGTGGTAATAccctatgtatttataaaattcaacgtttaaaactaatatttaattatatataaacgtttatatCTAATGCGttgagaaaattttattaaacaacaatTAATGGTCTCTATAtggaatacatttttatactcGATGCAAATATgctcttacaaatatttttgaattgtcattttacaagtttaatATTGATCAAAACATTTCAACATCTAATATGCCTTGATctgtgattaaatttaaaaaaaaaattagaatgcgAATCTGTATTTCCCTGaagaaagtttaaaattataaattaagtaaatattttttacggctTAAAAATGCCCTAGAGATCACTTTGGCTGTTAATGgtgtttatttatagataattattttgctCTTTTGTTATATCCTCAGGGCGCACATTTGGCTGTGATAGAAGCTGTGATGATGCTATACGCGCGAGAAGTGGTGACGTTAGACCGCGTGTCAGCGGCTGCGCAACGCTTCGGCACTAGTCAGCCGCTGCCCGTCGGCTCCAGCATTCCTCACGAAGATGGTCTACTCTGTTGGATCAACGCGGCATGCGCAGCGCTAAACAAGGCTGAGGTATTTACATTTATGACAAAAATTATTTGAGATTATTTGTCAATTCAAGCGTGTCATATAATGCTTCGTCCTAGATACTAAATTGGCATATACGTTTCCAAGTTTCAGatacaatattattcaaaacttaCTGATGATTTTGTAATCTTTATCGTTGGAAATAAAATCCGTAAACGAGACATATTCTCTATGGatgaaaataagattaaaactaCAATATTCCACTTCCAGGAGAACACATCGTCACACGTACCGATGGTGAAAAGTCTCCAAGACCTGTGCGATGGTACCGCACTGGCCGCCCTCATCTCGTTCTACTGCCCCGAGGCACTTCCGCGGTCAGCAGTGCGCGTCGGACGCATGGTCTCCATACAAGACTGCCTGCATAATCTCATGCTGGTGTACGAGTTCTGTCAGAGCAGTCTACCTCACAACGTGTTCCACATGATGCCAGAGGACGTTACGTATATGCGAGGGTGAGTTATTGGTATATTTCGATAATCATttcgaaaatttaaaattcgtataataaagctttatttttttaacatgagtAATGTtgcaaaaaatgaaaaataaaaacaattattcctTTTAAAGTGTTCAAGCCTTTAGCAcataaaaaagagttaattATAGCAATTAgttcaaatgtatattttattgtatgtttatacttttattttctaaaaaataatattatattagttgttaaaataattttcaggtcGATGCGTCAAAATTTAATAGCGATGCTCGCGGATCTATTCAATATGTTAGAAGTACATCCTGTCAAATCAGTTAAATATCCAGGAATCGGTGAGTACAGGCAATAatcatacttatatttaatataacatgtaTCAATGTTGCATGCTAGAACTAATGGGAGTATGTGGTCATAATATCAAAGGTCCTATGCCcacttcattataatatattatataaaattgtggaCGCGGTGGAGTAATGCTTTTGTAACGCAACATATTTATTCGACAATCGGGCTTATTTTAGTACGGGGATTATTGTattcatattgtttatattaaatgttatcgaAGAAAACTAAGGTCGTGTGACTGCgatcattatacatttttattatgatttataattactaCTCTTTCGTCTCAAGAAAAATTAAGGGTAAGTATACAATTTgcgtttaattacaataaaaaagtgaTGAGCCGATTAACGACGATGAGCTTCTTTCActggtaatataatataactgcaCTAATTGGCTGTAAATTTTTAACTAACATTGAGAAAAATACACGCATTTTCGATCTATTCAAAATCGACGCTCGGAGTGTATTTCGGGGCCACGTTTATCAAAGTTTGGCTCGGTGAGCGCGCGAGTCGCGCGGCGGTAGAGTAGCGCGGGAGTGACGCGCGTGTTGCGTGTGTAGCGGGCGAGGAGTGCAACGCGCACGGCGTGCGGCACAGACGCAGTctgccgccgccgccgccgcagcCCATCCCCGAGCtgcgcgccgcgcccgccctCTGCGCGCACGCGCTGCCCTTCGCAGGTACTGTGCGTGTCGTGTGCGTGTCGTGTGCGTGTCGTGTGCGTGTCGTGTGCGTGTCGTGTGCGTGTCGTGTGCTGACTCACGAGGGGAAGGCAATCGAAATGTAAATGTTCACTCGGGGGATGGAGACGTCTTGTAAAATCCTTACTTCATACTATCTCATCCGATTCGtaatgagttttattttaattgcctCCCCCGAATCCACTCGGACATCGACGAAACCATTTGTGTGGCACGTGTTTGTTCATCGATTTATCGATTCATTACATGTTTTAAAGCAGTCGGAATAAATGTGTCTGTCAATAATTATGATGCAGGAGATTGTGAAAGTTGTGTTCAGGgcttttttgtgttatatttttcgattatttttcgtttttatttattataataaaatacctccTGTATGCTTTTAACGAATTAATCCAgctttttaatagttaataccTGCCAGATTTAGTTCACCTGCAACGATGCTTTGCATGCATTGCTTTTGCCATTTTAATGCTTCAGCACGTTAAACCACAGGCATGGAGTTATTGACGTTATGTCCTCAAGGCTCccaagaaatatataaagtatcttataataattacattatatcgtgaaagtaaaaaaaactgtgGTTACAAATGTTAATGTAGTTTTTTCTACACAAACATCTTGTCAAATCGATAATTGCCTTGAGTTTTTGATAAGTGTAGATAGTTTTCTTTTCAGTTTGCATACGTGTATAGGTTGTTGTCTTTAGAATGCACATACCGAGTtctaatttatcttatttaaagttattaatttaaaataatattattgtccgaattttaaataattttggatatcgttaataacaataatcattaaaatttgagtttaaaataaaaacgctaAACATAAATGCAGACGCACAGTGTGGCGATAGTTTGTGTTAACAATGAATGAATCGTAAGCTGTACCACAATGTCCAGTGTCGCGCTCCCCGTCGGCGGGCGGCGTGCGCGCGCGCGGGCCGGCCAGCCGCTCGTCGTGCTCCACGCCCGAGCGCCGCAGCTGCAGCCCGCAGCGGGACGACTTCGTGGTGCACAGCCGCCGGGCCATCACCACGCTGTCCGCCATGGCGAGGCGGGACGACGACAGTGAGTCTcgacattttaatgttttgtttactcGCTTAGAAGTTGGAGCTAATATAACTAAATGAAAATTGTTGTGTtgcaaagtaattattaattggAATTGTCATCGTTAGTAGTACTTAATTCACTCCAAGTACGCCCAAAGaagtttcaaataataaatgggTCAACGTGTGAAATGTCATCGCGGAGTCGCCAGTCTACCGAGCGCGTAGTGATCGCCGGCCCGGTCCGCCCGCAGTGTTCGCGGAGCACGTGACGGCGGCGGGGCGGCCGTCCAACTGGGCGGAGTCCCGCGAGAGCAGCTTCGCGGGGCGGCGCTCGCGGCGCTCGTCCGTGACGGACGACAGCCAGCTCACCGTGGAGAACTTCGGCGGCTCGCAGGACCGCCTGCAGTTCGCCGGCCGGAACCCGGAGAAGGAGCTCGCCACGCTCGCCAACGTGCGCAAGATATCCGCGCCCGCAGGTGACCCACCTCACTTTGTATGCGCATTATTTGGTGCTGGGTTCATTTATGTGCTAGACCTGACATGCTGTTTCGAACATTCGAACGGCGTCGGTATGTGCTTAGTACGTACGTGCGTATAGTACATTGGAATCGTTgatcatttcatttaataacaaCTACAAACTCGTTTTGATGTTGTTACGCGCTCATTTACAGGCCCACTAGACCACAATCCACCACTTCGTTCCTCACGGCAAGACATCCGCGGCTCCATTCAATTCTTCCACGGGGATTATCAGAACGGCGCTCAGGACGACCGACAGAAGGTGGAGCGTCAGCAGTCGCAGCCACAGACCACGGACCCCCCTTTCAACCCCATCAAGCGACAGCTCAGCAGCGACACCATCGGTCAGAACTTCGGGTTCAACCACAAGGGCGGCGGAGACGGGTTTTATTTAAACGAGCGGGACGCTCCTGACGGTGACGTCACGAAAACGAGCTACGCGGATCTCAGTAAAATTAGGAATAACGGTGATCAGACAGGTAGGTCTATAAAAAATAGCttccttataaaaaaattagatcGACTTATTTCATGGTAGTTCTCCATTCACGCCTACGAGAATAAGTTCATCCACGGATAACAATTCTATTTTGGTAATATTGAAGGTAAAAattccataataattatacatagatTCATTATGGCCTTTACgtcatcattattttttttcgataGTGAATGATGCTAGCAGCTTTGCATATTGCTTTCATTCGACCACATATTCCCGTACTAATCTCGTATAATATAAGACTGTAGATTTGTTTTACGCatgtttaatagtattttttttgtacccGAAGCTGAAATTTTAAGgctttgaagtaaaataaaatttattccatATTTTATCAATCACTAGTAGTATATGAGAATGAGTATATAATGTTTCAATAATTGACTCATCCGTAACTTagatgcattttatttatttgtaaaactttttgAGTGATTCATATCATAAGTAAATCTGACTTTATAtgctacaattatatatttctgttaaaAGTCAGTCgtgttaaatatacatttaattttaattttacaaataaaattttattttttattatgtataaattgtacACCGTTAAGTGTACTAGTAGTAAAAAAGACGCATATAAAACAAGTAATGttggtttttatattgtaaaatatttacatttagtaTTTAGTAAATTTGTTGTTGATGTATGATggattctaccaacccgcattggagcagtgtggtggaataagtgaataagctccaagccttctcctcaaaagggagatgaggccttagcccagcagtgggacattaacaggctgttactgtatgattTGGTCGTGTCGTCAGGTCCGGGCACGCCGGAGCGCCGCAAGACCTCGTTCTCGACGCCCCCGCCCAGCACCACCACGTGGCAGCAACACTTCCTGCAGCACGAGAACCAGCCCAGTCAGTACCGCTTCTTACTTACGTCGCGATTttgtgttacatttatttatacattttgtttttttttattattataatttgctgAATACGTTTCGACGATTGCGACAAAATGGTACCAAATATTGTATTACGGGGATGAGCTCCCAGGATGAACGTGTGGAGCGTTACGAAGTCGTTACAAAGCCGCGGTCCACTTGGTAGCGTTAGGCGGTGCGCGTGTGGCGCGTGTGGTGTGCACGTAATGACGTTGGTTCCGCACTAAGACGGCGACGAGGCGGCGTCGGAGgaggcggcgggcggcggcgggcAGGCCATGGCGGCGCAGCTCAACAACATCCGCCTCAAGCTGGAGGAGAAGCGGCGCCGCATCGAGCACGACAAGCGCCGCATGGAGCTCGCCGTCAGCCGCCAGCGCCAGCAGCTCGGCCAGCAGGCCTTCCTGCAGGCCGTCACCCGGGTGAGTGTTCTCATTGAGTAGCATTCGATGGCAAACAGTTCGCCCGCGAGCGGGTGACTATCGAACGAATGATATATAAGGGTGGGGGCTGTGTGGTTAATTAGTGAATgtatgactttttttatttgttttctgtCTAAAATGTCTAAATTTACCGTGGAATGTGGTCGAAGTTATGTGTATATAGCTTATTCTAATCAAAGTAGGAGTggagacaaataaaaaactttgacattgaactgACCTGATATCATTAGTCGAAATCTTGAACAGTCGTTAGtgttcattattgatttgtggaaaaattgcgttttttaTGTCGGCGAATTTGGGATATctaaatctatggtttgtttatctttactcctcctACGATTGGTATAggctataataacaatattttattgttacggGGTATGTGTGGTAGACAGGTGTGACCAAAATATTTgcttcaatttttatatttgaatatacttCCTACGAATACATAAAAGCTGACATTGAATTGTATATTCAATGGTGACATTTaccacatttcttacaattaatcAACTCAAcacataaatactaaaattctataatataataatacattgtttaaatgatatttagtaatgtaactaatttttttttattaaacataaaatatatttttctatttcattagGAAACGTTTTTGCATTACCAGTTGGCCTCTTTGGTGAGTGCCCAAGTATGACCAcgtcgatatatatttttatcaacttAGATTtagaagtttttaatttatacattaatttttgtaaagTATTTCGATTGTAAAGATAATTCGATTTAGTTTCGTTCATGCTTACACAGCTTTCATTCGGATGATCGTAACATTGTATCGGCCATTGGTTATATTGTGCATAATGTTTCAAAGTGTGTTTAATTATGCCACatatttacgtattttatttacattgtgaTCAGGTATATTACGTTAGAGTATTtcgctttatattaaatacgtcATGCGTTGTAGATTACGGCAGCTTTTATATATCGAACcagttttttaaattcataaatattttgcgACGCATAAACACCATGTATAATGTCTCATAACATAAGATTCGTTCATATCGAGCAATCTTCATaagtttaattacatttttttgtcaCTCGTTTTTGcactattttttaatcaaaatcaaattcaatCAATCGCATGTGCGCATTTGAtactatgaatatattaaaattactgttctatatgaaaatattttttggaaaaaatttctattaaaatctacatttttacTAAAGAATTAGTTTATACGCGCTAATCTCAGGATCTACCGGTCCGGTTAAAGATAAAACTGCGCGGAGCAGCTAGTAacgattaaattgaatttaaaaaacgtaCGTAGCAACACGTaacagtttcacaaaaaattaaaatagaatcaCATCAGAGTTGAACTAATAAAGCACAATGTCACGAGTAACATAGtaggtaaaatataattaataaatgtgaaCACGTATCGTAATGGAGTGGTATAGTTGTTCGCACGCGAGTGAGTCGCTAACGCATGTGGGCGGCGCGTGTTGCAGGGCAAGGGCGCGCGCACGCCGGCCGACGAGCAGCCGCCCGCGCAGGTGAGTGCACACGACCCGGACGCGCATACACTACCTTATAAACGACTAACTTTTATGCTTGTTTGATATCTTTTCGAGTTGACTTTTTAATTTGGATGGTTTTTAATTTGGTTTGTAATTCAAATTTTAGGTCGTAGACGTTGAAAATTTCGCGTAttacgcatcaaaatattatatatatgtagaattcagtgaaattatatattatatacttattaaagaGTCTTCTTTAGTTAGttctattgtaataaatgtaaaatgctacttctattattttaattaaatttcgtttttaatcataaaaaagtTATCCAAATCAATAGAGAATGTTTTGGCTTTAACGATCTAAAGTCCCTCAGAGATGTCAAACCATAAATTATGAGTAACAGCACCATATtgaacggtgaaggaaaacatcgtgaggaaacctgcatgtgtctaatttcattgaaattctgccacatgtgtataatgtggaagaagctccaaaccttctcctcaaaaggcagaggaggccttagcccagaagtgggacattaacagactgttactgtactaaatTAGTTAAGACGATGTCGTAGCCGAAAACTATTAATAGTTAAGGTTATCTATTTGTACAAGTCGTTATAGTCAGTTTTGACCATGAAAttaaactttgttttaaatatatccttTTCAAGATAATtgaattaacttttaatttacatctaCAATCTCCGCATATGCACGTATTTACatcaaaatatctatttataatgttataaagtaaataatatttttttgttgtgcATGCCGTACTTTAATTTGCATGTTTAATCACATACACAAAACATGTGCGAAATTGGCgtctacattttaaaattattaaaatatatggtttagtttatttcaatttaattttgaagaaCACTATACGGGCTTGTATGCTGAATATTTTATCGTTGTGTTGCCTTTAATTGTTGTCAATACAAATGCTGGTAGTATTGTGTacgtttaattttcatttcattaagcattttattatttttcatgacgcatttttttattattttttttgttataaaggGCTTAGTTATtctaaaaaatcaaattaaaataacaatctaGATAAATTAACGAAAGTATATAatagattacatttttattttagtacaataCGTCCATAGAAATGTCGAATCTTTTAtcggtaatttttaaaataaatgaatagccAATGACGAATTCATATTTCTATAGGAAATGGTCGTTGAAGCGCCAAATCAAGCCGTGGAAAACGCAGCGATGGAACAGTACGAACAATCGATAGCAAAGTAAGTGTCCCTCTCCATATATTGGACAGATGATTTTTGTCAACTGtcagtttttacttttattttgaaattttactatCATTTCTAGTTTTAATATTCTCTATTTCGTTTATTATGTTTGTTACTTTTCAATGTAGATATATGAATCCGCGCGCACAAGCCAGTACCTAATATTTACAGAATGAACTCCAGCCTGCAGGATATACAGAGTGACATCGCGCGGCTCGCCAGTCAACAAAGCCAGCTGCAGCAACAGCAACAGCAGCAGCAACAGCAGCAACAAAATCAACAGTTACAGCAGCAGTTGCAACAACAGCAACAACAATTGCAACAGCAGCAACAACAGTTGCAGCAGCAGCAACAGCAAGCGAAGCAAATGTTCCAACAGCATCAGCCGCCACAATCACCCTTCCAGCAACAGTATCAAAACATTCAAACAAACATTCCTCAACTGGTAAGTTTTTAAATGTCAACCTAAAATAAACACACGCAAGAAGCACAGTGGTTATGGGCTCGTTCTCCTGTTGCGGCCATAAGCTTTATACTCCCTGATATCactgtaaaatatttcaagtcGGCAAGTTCTTTTAGATcgagaaattattaatattgattactcaattattaaaataaatcgttaagcattaaatgtaattaccaatcaattaatatataaatgcttCGTAAATCGTCGTCGTTGGCTACGGCTCAACTCAAGTCCTAACAGACACTTCTCAGCCTAACCTTTAAATTCACACAAACACGAAGCAGCTGACGCACAACTCACGCCTCCGCCCACTCGATTGCAGCACAGCCAATTCAGCTCACAGCACAATGTGTCGCGGCCGATCAACGCGTTCGGGTCCACGCCGCACCTCCCGCGCGACTTCTACTACGAGGCGAACCAGACGGGCCAGCCGGGCGGCCAGCAGGTCGGCCCTCAAGGCGGCCAGCAGAACTTCCAGTATCAGTACAGGGATATAGAACAAGATTTCGGTCGGCAGCAGTTCTACCTGCACGACAGTCCGGCGCCCCCGCAGCGACGCACGTGGGCGCAGCACGCGCAGCTGCAGCAGGAGAACGAGCTCCGGGGCTGGCAGGTAGGCACTGTGCCGGGCGGGCCAAGGGGATATACACTGTCGTGGGGCACGAGTCGCGGTATATACGGTCGGTGTGTATacggtatataaatatgtataaggaAATTTGAAAGttgtaaataagataaatattaatatgccgTATTATGGTTGGAAATTGTACTAGCACATTGTTTATTGAAGTCAATCTAACATTTAGTTAATTCAAATTACAGCTACATCAGCAGAACCACCAGCAGAACCAGTACCACCAACCGCAACCTGAACCGGCGCAGAGGACGTGGAATTCTCCCTCGCCTCAACCACCTCCCGAAAAAAACTGGAACCCGCAGGGCTTCGTCTTACACGAAAGGGCGAACCAGCCCTTCCAGGTTCACTACAACACTGATCGGTACCAGAACGGCACCGAGAACGTTCGAGAAACGCAAAACCATTTGAGCTATACTGTGATAAACCCTAATCAATACGCATCGCAATCGCCGCCGCTATCGAGTCCGCGACGTTCGAGGACTCCCCAACGTCAAGGATCCCTGCCAGAGGCTCGGCGACCCGAGCCAGTAGGGCTCCACCAGCTGCACTCGCCACATCCGCCGCAATATGCGCAAACTCACCAGCCACACCAACCTCATCAGACACAACAGACGCATCAACCTCACCAGACACTCCAGGCACAAAATTCCGTCCCGGCGCCCCCCGACGACATGGAACCCCAAAACATATCTTTCATCGGCAACGCCGAGGACGACGCGCTCCGGCAGGGCATCAATAGACTGAACATCTCGTCCGGCACGCGGACCTACCGCATCCCGTCGCCGACGAGGCCCTCGCTCGGCCGGAACTCGTTCCAACGACCCGAGGAACCCGCCGAGACGAACGAGAAAGGGTTTTACATTTCGTTCGACAACGAGCAACCGAAACGACCCAAGCCGCCGCTGCGGGCGAAGCGGGGCTCCCCGCGGAAGGAGCGCTCCGAGTACGCCAGCCCCGAGCGGAGTCCCGAGAGCACGTGGAGCGACGACAGGCGAGACGACAGGCGAGATGACAGGCGCGAAGAGCGTTGCGACGAGCGCCGGGAGACGCCTCGAACGGAGGCGCCGCGGGAGCGACCGCGCCCGCCTAGTGCGGAGCCCGCCGCGCTCGTCATCGGCGAGCTCAACCCCGACCCCGTGAGTATACATATCGGCAACCgtaatcatcatattatatatacatttctgGTCTATTTAGTGTAAGTACCTCAGTCTGACTAATTAGCCATTAACAGAATAACAATCTAATATTGTGTAATACATTTGTAACACgacaaaatgaatatatttacgaTCGACTCGATCGCAATTTAATGTATGCGAATGTACCTCTAATCTAAACCGGCAGAATTCCGCCGAGGAAATGGAGCGCAAGAAGGAGCGCATCATGATGCTGTCGCTGCAGCGGCGGCAGCGGGCGGACGAGGCGCGCGCGCGGGCcgaggcggcggcggcggcgcggcgcgcgcgcgacGAGGCCGAGGCCGAGGTGAAGGCGGCGCGCAAGGAGGAGCAGGCGCGCCGCCGGCAGGCCATCCTCGCGCAGTACAAGCTCAAGAAGGCCGTGGAGGAGGCCGAGCGGGAGGTGCGCTGTCCTTGTAGCCCGCCGCGACCGCTCCGCGAGGGCGACTACTAACGCACTCGTCCTGGGTTCCAGGGAAAAGTGTTCGACAAGTCCGAGTTCCTGGACACGTTGTCGCGCGGCGGCATGAACGTGGGCGGCGCGACCGGCCCGCCCACCGGTGGGGCGCGGTTGCGGGGCAAGCTGCCGGCGCGGGCGAGACCCAAGACCATCCACGTGGACAGCGGCGCGCTGCAGGCCGCCGAGGGGATGCTGGCGGGCAAGCAGCCCTCCGCTACCAATCTCACCGGTATTATTCGACACTTGAGCCCTAATGTATCCACTCAAACACGTACACGAAGCACTATTACAAGTACAAAACCATTATACGTtcgttttaatttgttatgctTATCTTATTTAATGAACTTAAGTAGCATAAAACAAAGTAGATTCGTGTCTGTCCACTTGCTTTGTAACGACACAACGGATTTTAATGGGATGTGCTCCGTTACTGaggtatttaattttgaaaatttttagaTTGGCGATTAATAAAGCAGCTACAATGTACTTTTATAGCGCTAATATAGCTGATTAAACCACTCGAGatatatcaaattaatgtaCGActgaaagataaaatattaatattttttgacaaaaagTTCACGACGGtataaaaccatttatttttgtcacacAGTATTAGTATCTATCAAAATATACATcattttttgtatacaaaaaatattgtctaaACTTTGTCATTTCCAGTAgtaaatttaatagatatttaaataaacgtgatATTATAAAAGACGTGGGTGTGGTAAAATCGGTAGGGACAGAACCAGCGGgctgattataatatttgttattatatcacTAACTTACCGATGCGTTAAGGCGGGAAGCGAGTCACTTCACACCGAAACACATGAACTCTGAAGTTcctgatatacatacatacacgaaCTATACAGTCGGTTTTATTATCAgaagtatatagtaatattatatctgCCAAAAGTATATCTCTATTATTTACTCTTAGCAAGCTCTTAGCAAaatgttgatataaaataagaaaattcaaaATCAGCTTTAAAACACATCGATCAAATTACATACAAACTACCCACCTCTCAAAACCTTAAAGCTAAAGCTCGCATGAGATGTGGCTAAGA
Protein-coding sequences here:
- the LOC126781195 gene encoding patronin-like isoform X7, which gives rise to MVAMVASASGYGTLRRFLSAPDGQETENTGIVPSASVAVSSKQRASIKWLLSKAFNNRVPDNLQEPFYRDHEDQEHLKPPIVGGLANAELYCLALANMYSDPNYHSLNHWNILQTLSRKGVQVPDPPDCALTETVLIQTNPLKMGAHLAVIEAVMMLYAREVVTLDRVSAAAQRFGTSQPLPVGSSIPHEDGLLCWINAACAALNKAEENTSSHVPMVKSLQDLCDGTALAALISFYCPEALPRSAVRVGRMVSIQDCLHNLMLVYEFCQSSLPHNVFHMMPEDVTYMRGSMRQNLIAMLADLFNMLEVHPVKSVKYPGIAGEECNAHGVRHRRSLPPPPPQPIPELRAAPALCAHALPFAVSRSPSAGGVRARGPASRSSCSTPERRSCSPQRDDFVVHSRRAITTLSAMARRDDDMFAEHVTAAGRPSNWAESRESSFAGRRSRRSSVTDDSQLTVENFGGSQDRLQFAGRNPEKELATLANVRKISAPAGPLDHNPPLRSSRQDIRGSIQFFHGDYQNGAQDDRQKVERQQSQPQTTDPPFNPIKRQLSSDTIGQNFGFNHKGGGDGFYLNERDAPDGDVTKTSYADLSKIRNNGDQTGPGTPERRKTSFSTPPPSTTTWQQHFLQHENQPNGDEAASEEAAGGGGQAMAAQLNNIRLKLEEKRRRIEHDKRRMELAVSRQRQQLGQQAFLQAVTRGKGARTPADEQPPAQEMVVEAPNQAVENAAMEQYEQSIAKMNSSLQDIQSDIARLASQQSQLQQQQQQQQQQQQNQQLQQQLQQQQQQLQQQQQQLQQQQQQAKQMFQQHQPPQSPFQQQYQNIQTNIPQLHSQFSSQHNVSRPINAFGSTPHLPRDFYYEANQTGQPGGQQVGPQGGQQNFQYQYRDIEQDFGRQQFYLHDSPAPPQRRTWAQHAQLQQENELRGWQLHQQNHQQNQYHQPQPEPAQRTWNSPSPQPPPEKNWNPQGFVLHERANQPFQVHYNTDRYQNGTENVRETQNHLSYTVINPNQYASQSPPLSSPRRSRTPQRQGSLPEARRPEPVGLHQLHSPHPPQYAQTHQPHQPHQTQQTHQPHQTLQAQNSVPAPPDDMEPQNISFIGNAEDDALRQGINRLNISSGTRTYRIPSPTRPSLGRNSFQRPEEPAETNEKGFYISFDNEQPKRPKPPLRAKRGSPRKERSEYASPERSPESTWSDDRRDDRRDDRREERCDERRETPRTEAPRERPRPPSAEPAALVIGELNPDPNSAEEMERKKERIMMLSLQRRQRADEARARAEAAAAARRARDEAEAEVKAARKEEQARRRQAILAQYKLKKAVEEAEREGKVFDKSEFLDTLSRGGMNVGGATGPPTGGARLRGKLPARARPKTIHVDSGALQAAEGMLAGKQPSATNLTGTMRRDYYRGSQDNLAERAALYRESPVEDRGGVSPGSASSGLGRRGSCKTSRDSGLGRATPPRRAASPGLRALGSPASGPGSLPGALPGAIGKRRHDDSSDVSSTHSSIMDYSGPRLYKQPATKSNRGIMLNAVEYCVFPGAVNAEAKRRVLEEIARSESKHFLVLFRDAGCQFRALYSYCPDTDTVAKLYGTGPKHVNDRMFDKFFKYNSGSKCFSQVHTKHLTVTIDAFTIHNSLWQGKKVQLPSKKDMALVI